The region CAAAGAGTATTGATTCTATAGAATGAGCTGCACAGATGGTAGGTGGTTTCTTATGTCTTAGCAGGGGAGTTTGCCCTGCTGGGCCGTAGTTCTCCACCTTCCTTATCTATAGGCAACAAGGAGCGAGCAAGTTAACCCTTTATGGGGTAACGTTGTCAGGTTTTTGGTCTCAGCTTCGCCTCTAATCTTCTGCATATATAAACCCTATGAGAAGGTTATCTTAAGAAGGATTTGGGAGCTGACCCTGTGTTTAGGAAGGTGCTGCCCAAAGGATTTGTTTCAAGTGATCCAGTGTTAACACCTACAGCCCTGGCTTATCTCCAACCTCGAATCCTAAACTGCCAAGTGATCTTCATGCCTAAGCCCCCtttttatttcaccttttctttgaCTGAAATTTTCTATTAGTGTTTGCCCCACAAGCAGTGGGGCACAGTGAAATTCAGCATGTTTTAATAAATGCCTTAGTAGAAATTAAGCCTGTCAAGCTGCCTAGTGCTCTACTTCTTTCCTGTGGTGCTTGCATCCTCATGATGCTTTCAGTGCCTTTAGTGCTCTTGTCATTCTTGTTTCTACAAGGGTCAGCCTGTCGGCAGCTGAActgcttctgttttattcttctgTGGCATTTGAGTGGATGGCAAAACTTGATCAGTGTTTTTAGGTTTGAGTTTTGGATGAAGGTTTGGGAAATTGTGTCTTGCATGGGTGTTGAACATACACTTTCTGAAGATTGGACTCTTATTAGGATTCTGATAAGTACAAAAAAAATACTCGTGATTCGttaaaaaatacttaaagtaTTTCATACTTCAAGATTTATTTGGAGCTACTGATAAGGAAACCTGTAGGGCTCTCAAATTTTTTGACAGAGTGAGTGTGGAGAACAGAGAATAAGAAACATAACCTGCAAACCCGTCTTGCTAAATGCCTTCCTATTTCACCTGTGCTAGATAAATTTAAGCTTGGAAGAATTTGAGAACTGACCTTTCTATAGTCAAAGCCTAAATGAATTTTGTTACAGTTCTTGTCTAAATCTACTGACTGACAGAAGGGTGCTGGTTTACAGACAGCTTCTGACATCTGTTAGTGTAGTGGTGTTTTGTTTACATTAGTAGCCAAGAATTGCATCCATGCCTTAAAATGCTGGTAGTGTGGTAGTTGTCATGGTGTAAGACTTATATTTTGAACCTGTGAAGGAGTGTATGTACAAGAGCTATGTTACTTGTCTGTACTTCTCAGTTGATCTGAGAAAAGATACTATTTCTATATTTCTCTTAAAATGCATGTGTCTGTCTAAAACTTACATGCACTTGATGTTCTCTCAGAACCATGTTTTCCCGTTCAGAGCTTCAGGATTGATTTACTGTTTGCACGAAATAGTGAAGTTGATACTGTAGCTGAAAATTGTTTATATCCAGGAAGGCACTGAAGAAACTGGATGGGTGATGGTTGAGAGCGCTATGCTGACTTAGTAGGCTAGTGAGACTTAATACAGCTGTAGAAAAAAGTACTCtgattttaactgtatttttagaCAGTAAGAAAATGGCAAGATTTTCACAAAGAGCTTTATTTAGGGCAATTGAGAAACATACCTGTTAGTTTTGAGCTTGAGTGTTGTCCTTTGTGGGAATTACTTGAATCTTTTTCCTCCTGCAGACCCCTTTGCTGATGCAACAAAGGGTGACGACTTACTCCCGGCGGGGACTGAGGATTACATTCATATAAGGATCCAGCAACGAAACGGAAGAAAGACACTAACAACTGTTCAGGGAATTGCGGATGATTATGACAAGAAGAAACTTGTGAAAGCTTTCAAAAAGGTAAAGTTGCTGATTTGATAGTAAAGATAGTCTATAAAGGCGTTTGATAGCTTTTAATGCTAAGTTacagaatatttgttttatttcattctttccaGTGCACATCATTTTCATACTCAGGTTGATTCCTTTCCCTGTCTTTCTCAAAATTCCTATCAGTGTCTAGTGACAGTGATTTTTGCTAAAAAGTTCATTGTTTCTTTCCTGTAAAGGAAATTTCCTgaatgtttcattaaaatttcaCAGATACCTTGCTTTGTTAATGTGAAGAATAAAATCAGTTTAAAGTAGAATTGTTTTTGCATTCCTGCTTCTGTCATAGCTGGCTTGTTGTTGAAAATAGAGATACTGAGTTTTGCCaggatgaaaatatttattttaaaatagcgTGGTGTTGAAAAGGCTCTATCTTATGACTTTGTTTTCCATTCTTGCAATGAGTGTTGGCCAGTTCCTTCTGCACAATAGCTGTCTTTGCCTGAATTTACCATCAGCAGCTTAGTTTGTGTCTCTATGCATCAGCAGATATATTCCATTTGCTCTCAAAACCAGTATAAAATAGATCTAGCCATTGCCTTGCTTGGCATCACAATTTAGTAAGCAGTTTCTGTGACAAAATTCTGCTGAAAAGACTTACTAAGCAAAATCATAATGTACATCAGATGTCTTATAATGTGATGAATGTTTCTCTCCAGAAATTTGCTTGTAATGGTACTGTGATCGAACATCCTGAATACGGTGAAGTTATCCAGCTTCAAGGTGACCAGAGGAAGAACATTTGCCAATTCCTCTTGGAGGTGAGGGTCTGCATATAAATATCTAAACCTCTCTGGAAGCAGTAGAGTGACAGGTGGCACTGATGTTCATTAACCAGCTGAAGATGTCCACTGTAGTTCCTTTGTATTTTCTGCCAAAAAGTAAAATGACACTTGCAGAATGAGAGTAAACCTCCGGTAAGAATCAAAGCACTGTGGAATGCATTTACCCTTCTACAACACACCACTTGTTCTCTGGCAGTGCAACTAGAGTTATTCATTTGTAAAATCGAGTGCTTGATGTAAGCCATAATTTTGAGACTATAGAGGAAAGAGGCTTACTGATGCAAATCATGATGCAGAGATGTTACACTGTCAAAGAGTAAGTGCTAGGACCACAGAATAAGTCAGATGTCtgataagattttcttttttgtgtaaaTTATTCTGCTTGGCCCACTAACGTTCTGGAAAGTAGAAAATACTTTACTGAGTATGTTACTGTATTGCCATTTCTTTAATCAAAGCCTAAGTTTGTGGGAACTTGATATCACTGTAATATCCCTAGCATGTAAGCTTTACTGAAACATGTTGCTTTTCTCCTTTAGATTGGCATTGTCAAGGAAGAACAACTGAAAGTTCATGGTTTCTAAAATACCTGTACTCTCATGAAGAATCCTGCATTATTTGGTCTTACCTAGCCTGGctcttctgtgaaaaatgaatctTTGCAGTGAATGGACTTCCTTGTTGCctgaacatttaaaatttgattcAGATTTGCATGCCTGCATGAAACATGTGGTGTGTAGACTAGAAACACATAAGAAAACTTCAGTAAGGTGGTAATGAAGACACGTGTGAACTTTAACACATTTCCAATGGAAATGTTTTAGTGGTGATTGTTCAGTTTAGTACTCTCCACCTGACTTAAATGTGTGGGTTGTATTAAAATAGTGTGTGttgttgcttaaaaataaaagtttattcgTATATTTTCTGGGACATCTGAAATGCTTTAGCTTAAGTTTTAAACTGACATAGCAGCCTTACTAAAGAACGGTTAAACTTTTGTGGCAGGTGTACCTCACTGCTGATTGAAAAAACTGGAAAATCTACATCATGAAGTATTAGCTAATTAATCAGTAGATTAGCTTGATGTGATCTTACCCTGTAGCTGTAAGACTAGAGCTTTAAAGTCTTTTGTGTAGGTGTGTCTTAGTAGCAGCATCATAAGACATAAATCGTTTGCTGAGTAAGTAACTGGATCTTCTCTAAAATTTACTGCAGTGACTATGAAGTATTAGCATTAAGCACAGTAGGACTAAAATAAGCTGAACTGCTGGAGGCTGCTATTACTGAGACCATGCTAAACATTTAGGTCTTACATAGTACCCCCAAAACATTTGAAGGAAGTGCATGGGATTTTGTATCTCTTCTGTCACCGCGTGAAGGGGAAAGACACTGAGTTGGCTTCTGCTATGACGGTGCATTTAATGTTGGCAAGCAGAGTGCTTTAATTAGCTGGTAGTGTTAGCTGCAAAAGTGAGGATGGGAACAGGCTCTACGCtaacctttttctttcctggtatAGAAAGTTTTGCTGTGATTAACAGTTAATATGGCAGGATTTGTAGTGGGGTTTGGGTGATACTACAGAAAGCGGATTTAATCTACTTTTCTAACAGACAATT is a window of Athene noctua chromosome 2, bAthNoc1.hap1.1, whole genome shotgun sequence DNA encoding:
- the EIF1B gene encoding eukaryotic translation initiation factor 1b, coding for MSSIQNLQSFDPFADATKGDDLLPAGTEDYIHIRIQQRNGRKTLTTVQGIADDYDKKKLVKAFKKKFACNGTVIEHPEYGEVIQLQGDQRKNICQFLLEIGIVKEEQLKVHGF